The following proteins are co-located in the Sporosarcina pasteurii genome:
- the rnz gene encoding ribonuclease Z translates to MDLHFLGTGAGMPSKTRNTSALIVNLTAEGRGYWLFDCGEATQHQILHTSLKPRKIEKIFITHLHGDHLFGLPGLISSRSFLGGNEPLDIYGPAGLSTWLWSTLQLTNTHLNYELCIHEIAEEGIVIEDEDFLVRVKKLEHVIPCFGYRIEQKPLAGKLLIEKALAAGVPKGPLLKNLKEGQDVTLADGQVVLSEDVTGEPQQGFTIAILGDTKYCDASVELAEEADIVVHEATFDNETGNLAKDYGHSTIGDAAKVAKNANASALIANHISARFLPSDIAKLKKQGQETFENIYIAEDFACFEWRDGKLNEVKNTE, encoded by the coding sequence TTGGATTTACATTTTCTGGGTACTGGTGCAGGCATGCCATCGAAAACACGCAATACTTCTGCTTTAATCGTTAATTTAACGGCAGAAGGAAGAGGATACTGGTTATTTGACTGTGGAGAAGCTACGCAACATCAAATTTTACATACTTCATTAAAACCAAGAAAAATCGAAAAGATATTCATTACGCATTTACACGGCGACCATTTATTTGGCTTGCCGGGTTTAATCAGTTCGCGTTCTTTTCTAGGGGGCAATGAACCGCTAGATATTTACGGACCTGCAGGACTATCTACATGGCTATGGTCAACATTACAGTTGACAAATACCCATTTAAACTATGAACTGTGTATCCATGAAATCGCGGAAGAAGGCATTGTCATTGAAGATGAAGATTTTCTAGTTCGTGTAAAAAAACTGGAACATGTTATTCCTTGTTTTGGCTATCGTATTGAACAAAAACCACTGGCTGGTAAATTGCTCATTGAAAAAGCGCTTGCCGCGGGAGTACCGAAAGGCCCTCTATTAAAAAACTTAAAAGAAGGACAAGACGTAACATTAGCAGATGGGCAAGTTGTATTAAGTGAAGATGTTACTGGAGAACCACAACAAGGATTCACGATTGCGATTCTTGGAGACACCAAATATTGTGATGCTTCTGTGGAATTGGCAGAAGAAGCAGACATCGTCGTCCATGAAGCGACATTTGATAATGAAACTGGAAATCTGGCAAAAGATTACGGACATTCCACGATTGGTGATGCCGCCAAAGTCGCTAAAAATGCAAATGCTAGCGCACTGATCGCCAACCATATTAGCGCACGCTTCTTGCCGAGCGATATTGCGAAGTTAAAGAAACAAGGACAAGAAACTTTTGAAAACATTTATATCGCAGAAGACTTTGCATGCTTTGAATGGCGAGATGGT
- a CDS encoding DNA polymerase IV: MRKNSQTRARVILHVDMNSFFASVEQAYDPSLKGIPLAVAGNPQQRRGILVTCSYEARAFGVYTTMTVGEARRLCPELVIVPPDFEKYRIASSAVFDILRSYTELVEPVSIDEAYVDITDIGGLTNARAITKNIQQRILQELDLPCSIGIAPNKFLAKTASDMKKPMGITILRKREIKKVLWSLPVIDMHGIGESTEKKLVELKIHTIGELANANELTIKSALGKNGVRLRERANGIDHRPVDPEAANERKSVGSSTTLPIDETDLEACLETFKWLANKVAIRLNKQQLAGTVIMIQIRTADWQNQTRSRTVLNPIFKEEQIYEEAKNLFTTHWDHEPVRLLGITISNVIPLNELYEQLSIYDYEKHAKDAQIEGLVSNLNEKFGQNAIKRGND; this comes from the coding sequence ATGCGGAAAAACAGTCAAACAAGAGCAAGAGTGATTTTACACGTCGATATGAATAGCTTTTTTGCGTCTGTTGAACAAGCATACGATCCTTCTCTAAAAGGCATTCCACTCGCCGTTGCAGGGAATCCACAGCAACGGCGAGGCATTCTTGTGACTTGCTCTTATGAAGCAAGGGCATTCGGTGTGTATACAACGATGACTGTAGGAGAAGCAAGACGACTTTGTCCCGAATTGGTCATCGTTCCGCCCGATTTTGAAAAATATAGAATCGCTTCATCAGCGGTTTTTGACATATTACGTTCTTATACTGAGTTAGTTGAACCGGTATCTATTGACGAAGCCTATGTGGATATCACTGATATTGGTGGATTAACAAATGCTAGGGCGATAACAAAGAACATCCAACAACGGATTTTGCAAGAACTCGATTTACCTTGTTCCATTGGCATAGCCCCGAATAAATTTTTAGCCAAAACTGCTTCTGATATGAAAAAGCCAATGGGCATTACAATTTTACGGAAACGTGAAATTAAAAAGGTGCTTTGGTCACTTCCCGTTATCGACATGCATGGAATAGGGGAAAGTACGGAGAAGAAATTAGTGGAATTGAAAATCCATACAATTGGTGAGTTGGCGAATGCGAATGAACTAACGATCAAGTCCGCACTTGGGAAAAATGGTGTCCGACTTAGAGAGCGGGCTAATGGAATTGACCATCGACCCGTTGACCCGGAAGCAGCAAATGAAAGAAAAAGTGTTGGAAGTTCTACAACATTGCCAATAGATGAAACTGACTTAGAAGCTTGTTTAGAAACGTTTAAATGGCTTGCAAATAAAGTTGCGATTCGTCTCAATAAACAACAATTAGCTGGTACGGTGATCATGATTCAAATTCGTACAGCAGATTGGCAAAATCAGACGAGAAGTCGAACAGTATTAAACCCGATTTTTAAAGAAGAGCAAATTTATGAGGAAGCGAAAAACCTTTTTACAACGCACTGGGACCATGAGCCAGTACGTCTTCTAGGAATTACAATTTCAAATGTCATTCCACTGAATGAATTGTATGAGCAACTGTCCATTTATGATTACGAAAAACATGCAAAAGATGCACAAATTGAAGGGCTTGTTTCGAATTTAAATGAAAAATTTGGACAAAATGCAATTAAAAGAGGGAATGACTAA
- a CDS encoding chemotaxis protein CheW: protein MDELKAVIVQCGNEEYAIPVDSIVSIERLEQVNPIPHLPDFVLGLMNIRGELVPIFDFEKILYDRSAKIQDETRVVVVQTGVLTIGLLVLDAKEIIDIPNNSLTDSALKVYSKTPYFTAVANLKARMITVVDPNVLAQTLSGMNEIGAYVEAKISEAK from the coding sequence ATGGATGAACTTAAAGCGGTCATCGTCCAATGTGGCAATGAAGAGTATGCCATTCCTGTCGATTCGATCGTTTCAATTGAACGGTTAGAGCAGGTCAATCCAATTCCGCATTTGCCAGACTTTGTACTTGGATTAATGAACATTCGCGGTGAACTGGTGCCGATTTTCGATTTTGAGAAAATCTTATATGATCGAAGTGCCAAAATTCAAGATGAAACACGCGTTGTTGTCGTTCAGACGGGTGTATTAACAATTGGTTTATTGGTCCTTGATGCAAAAGAAATTATAGATATTCCGAACAACTCATTAACGGATTCGGCATTAAAAGTTTATTCCAAAACGCCTTATTTTACAGCAGTGGCAAATTTAAAAGCACGTATGATTACAGTAGTAGACCCTAATGTGTTGGCACAAACACTTTCAGGGATGAATGAAATTGGCGCTTATGTTGAAGCGAAAATTTCAGAAGCAAAATAA
- a CDS encoding M20/M25/M40 family metallo-hydrolase, translated as MNKDRLINEFFELVQIDSETKHERKIADILKGKMTALGFDVVEDDSAERSGHGAGNLIASMKGTVAGADPIYFTCHMDTVVPGLGIKPELREDGYIYSDGTTILGADDKAGIAALFEMMRVVKEKNIAHGDIQFIITAGEESGLVGAKEMDPKLITSKYGYAVDSDGKVGGIVTAAPFQAKIWATIHGKTAHAGVAPEKGVSAINIAAKSIAAMRLGRIDEETTANIGSFHGGKATNIVCDEVTIVAEARSIQKEKLDQQLEHMETTFSRIAEEMGGGVNLEIQHMYPGFSFTEDEPVVQTAMRAIKNIGRTPELLTSGGGSDGNVFNGAGIPTVTLSVGYEEIHTTNERMPVEELEKLTELLIEIVQVTANTPKEA; from the coding sequence ATGAATAAAGATAGACTAATAAACGAGTTTTTTGAACTCGTTCAAATTGATTCAGAAACGAAACATGAACGAAAAATAGCCGATATTTTAAAGGGAAAAATGACAGCACTCGGTTTTGATGTTGTAGAAGATGATTCTGCTGAGCGTAGTGGGCACGGTGCAGGTAATTTAATCGCGTCCATGAAAGGAACCGTAGCCGGTGCAGATCCGATTTATTTTACCTGTCATATGGATACAGTTGTTCCTGGGCTAGGCATTAAACCAGAACTACGTGAAGATGGTTACATCTATTCAGATGGGACGACAATTCTTGGCGCGGATGATAAAGCGGGGATTGCAGCACTATTTGAAATGATGCGTGTCGTTAAAGAGAAAAACATAGCGCATGGAGATATTCAGTTCATCATTACCGCAGGAGAAGAAAGTGGACTTGTCGGTGCAAAAGAGATGGATCCTAAGCTGATTACGTCGAAATATGGTTATGCTGTAGATAGTGACGGTAAAGTTGGCGGAATTGTCACAGCTGCACCATTTCAAGCGAAAATTTGGGCGACGATTCATGGGAAGACTGCACATGCAGGCGTTGCGCCGGAAAAGGGCGTTTCTGCGATTAACATTGCAGCAAAATCGATTGCTGCGATGAGGTTAGGTCGTATTGATGAAGAAACAACCGCGAATATTGGTAGCTTCCATGGCGGCAAAGCGACAAATATTGTGTGTGACGAAGTAACGATTGTTGCAGAAGCACGCTCCATACAGAAAGAAAAGTTAGATCAACAACTTGAACATATGGAAACAACATTTTCACGGATAGCCGAGGAAATGGGTGGTGGCGTGAATCTTGAAATCCAACATATGTATCCAGGTTTTAGTTTTACGGAAGATGAACCAGTTGTTCAAACAGCAATGCGCGCAATAAAAAATATTGGGAGAACACCTGAGTTACTTACGAGCGGTGGCGGAAGTGATGGTAATGTGTTCAACGGAGCCGGAATCCCAACTGTAACGTTGTCTGTCGGTTATGAAGAAATTCATACAACGAACGAACGTATGCCAGTTGAAGAGTTAGAGAAACTTACCGAATTATTAATTGAAATTGTTCAAGTAACCGCAAATACGCCAAAGGAGGCGTAA
- a CDS encoding acyl-CoA carboxylase subunit beta, with protein sequence MDIYDKINELYDKRRQIELGGGDERIEKQHEKGKLTARERIELLLDKGTFVELNPFVTHRTRDFGMDSQVGPGDGVVTGYGKINGKPIYLFSQDFTVFGGALGEMHAMKIANVMDLAAKNGAPFIGLNDSGGARIQERVVSLDGYGEIFYRNAIYSGVIPQISVILGPCAGGAVYSPAITDFVFMTDKTSQMFITGPKVIETVTGEKISSEALGGSKVHNGISGNAHFRGEDEKTVLQSVRQLLSYLPQNNEEKPPRIPYDETDDYRPDLADVVPYEGIRPYDIRRVVEQVVDEDSFMEVQPEFAKNIVIGLARIKGETVGLVCNQPRVMAGGLDIDSSDKGARFIRFCDAFNIPIITFEDVSGFFPGVKQEHGGIIRHGAKILYAYSEATVPKMTVILRKAFGGAYVALNSKSIGADVVFAWPNAEIAVMGPEGAANIIFARDIANSDDPEATRAEKIEEYREKFANPYVAASHGMVDDVIDPRETRVKLIQALDMMRNKKETRPKKKHGNIPL encoded by the coding sequence ATGGATATTTATGATAAAATAAATGAACTATATGACAAAAGAAGGCAAATCGAGCTGGGGGGCGGAGACGAGCGCATAGAGAAACAACATGAAAAAGGTAAACTAACCGCTCGTGAACGTATCGAACTTTTGCTTGATAAAGGTACATTTGTTGAATTAAATCCATTTGTGACACATCGAACGCGTGATTTCGGCATGGACTCACAAGTTGGTCCGGGTGATGGTGTGGTCACCGGGTATGGGAAAATAAACGGGAAGCCGATTTATTTATTCTCACAAGATTTCACTGTTTTTGGCGGGGCACTTGGAGAAATGCATGCGATGAAAATTGCGAATGTGATGGATTTAGCCGCGAAAAATGGTGCTCCTTTTATCGGTTTGAATGATTCTGGAGGTGCACGAATCCAAGAACGCGTTGTGTCATTGGATGGATATGGCGAAATTTTTTACCGCAATGCCATTTACTCTGGTGTCATTCCACAAATTTCAGTGATTTTAGGCCCATGCGCTGGTGGGGCTGTTTATTCACCTGCCATTACAGACTTTGTCTTTATGACGGATAAGACGAGCCAAATGTTTATTACAGGACCAAAAGTGATTGAGACAGTTACTGGTGAGAAAATATCATCTGAAGCGCTAGGCGGTTCGAAAGTACATAATGGGATTAGTGGAAATGCTCACTTTAGAGGAGAGGATGAGAAAACGGTCTTACAAAGCGTACGACAATTATTATCTTACTTACCTCAAAATAATGAAGAAAAACCGCCAAGAATCCCATACGATGAAACAGATGATTATCGTCCAGATTTAGCAGATGTTGTCCCATATGAAGGCATTCGTCCTTATGATATCCGAAGAGTAGTCGAGCAAGTAGTCGATGAAGATTCTTTTATGGAAGTGCAACCTGAATTTGCGAAAAATATCGTCATTGGACTGGCACGTATAAAAGGGGAGACTGTCGGTCTTGTATGTAACCAGCCGCGCGTCATGGCGGGTGGACTTGATATTGATTCGTCAGATAAAGGGGCACGTTTCATTCGCTTTTGTGATGCATTCAACATTCCAATTATTACATTTGAAGATGTGAGTGGTTTTTTCCCGGGTGTTAAACAAGAGCACGGCGGTATCATTCGTCACGGTGCGAAAATTTTATATGCTTACTCAGAAGCTACGGTTCCAAAAATGACCGTCATTTTACGAAAAGCATTTGGCGGTGCTTATGTGGCTCTAAATTCAAAATCAATTGGTGCGGATGTTGTGTTCGCTTGGCCAAATGCAGAAATTGCGGTAATGGGACCTGAAGGAGCGGCAAATATTATTTTCGCAAGAGATATTGCGAACTCGGATGACCCAGAAGCAACACGAGCTGAAAAAATTGAAGAATATCGCGAGAAATTTGCAAATCCATATGTGGCTGCTTCTCATGGTATGGTTGATGATGTGATTGACCCACGCGAAACACGTGTGAAGTTAATTCAAGCGCTAGATATGATGCGGAATAAAAAAGAAACAAGACCTAAGAAAAAGCACGGGAATATTCCGTTATAA
- the mce gene encoding methylmalonyl-CoA epimerase yields MRVKNVDHIGIAVHSIEKALPYYIETLGLKLLAIEEVASQKVRVAFIDAGNVKLELLEATAEDGPVAKFIEKRGEGVHHIAFGVENIRMRMQELKEHGVRLLQDEPKRGAGGAEVAFLHPKSSYGVLYELCEKTTMGE; encoded by the coding sequence ATTAGAGTGAAGAATGTTGACCATATTGGCATAGCCGTACATAGTATCGAGAAAGCGTTACCTTATTATATAGAAACGCTCGGTTTAAAGCTGCTAGCGATAGAAGAAGTAGCTTCTCAAAAAGTACGCGTTGCATTTATTGACGCGGGAAATGTTAAATTAGAGTTACTTGAAGCAACCGCAGAAGATGGACCTGTAGCGAAGTTTATTGAAAAGCGCGGAGAAGGCGTCCATCATATTGCATTTGGGGTTGAAAATATTCGAATGCGTATGCAAGAGTTAAAAGAACATGGTGTTCGTTTATTACAAGATGAACCAAAGAGGGGTGCAGGCGGTGCTGAGGTTGCATTTTTGCATCCAAAATCATCGTACGGGGTACTTTATGAACTTTGTGAAAAGACAACAATGGGGGAATGA
- the prli42 gene encoding stressosome-associated protein Prli42: MSNKNIQKWIVYIMIGLMLLSGLGMGLSMM, from the coding sequence ATGAGTAATAAAAACATTCAAAAGTGGATCGTATACATTATGATTGGCTTAATGTTGCTATCTGGTCTCGGTATGGGACTAAGCATGATGTAA
- a CDS encoding BrxA/BrxB family bacilliredoxin — protein sequence MGMDFNLLMTETVNRARSEMDAIGYEQLTTAEQVEEAVKRSGTMLVMINSVCGCAGGIARPAAQHAVHYDKRPDHLVTVFAGQDKEATAQMRMHFGDDHLPSSPSFALLKDGKLVAEVGRYEIEGHDPMSVVNNLQSHFEEHCEIV from the coding sequence ATGGGTATGGATTTTAATCTATTAATGACTGAAACTGTAAATCGAGCACGTTCTGAAATGGACGCGATTGGATATGAACAATTAACAACAGCAGAACAGGTTGAAGAGGCTGTAAAACGTTCTGGTACTATGCTCGTTATGATTAACTCAGTTTGTGGTTGCGCGGGTGGTATCGCTCGTCCTGCAGCACAGCATGCGGTTCATTATGATAAACGACCGGATCACCTCGTGACAGTATTTGCTGGGCAAGATAAAGAAGCAACAGCACAAATGCGTATGCATTTCGGTGATGATCATCTACCTTCTTCACCATCGTTTGCACTTTTGAAAGACGGAAAATTAGTTGCAGAAGTTGGTCGTTATGAAATAGAGGGGCATGACCCGATGTCAGTTGTAAATAACTTACAAAGCCACTTCGAGGAACACTGCGAAATAGTCTAA
- the mgtE gene encoding magnesium transporter — translation MTAMQNGVFKMETTGTLMKKGYIALQETYTVEEAVSHLRGNVQGKTNIHYLYIVSPTNHLTGVLSIRELLGADGQKCVSDIMIKDIVSFPTDLDQEEAAQIFRDEDLVSIPVVNKSKQLIGIIHVEDILDVVWQEADEDIEKLLASGKEIDFHTNPVVAAWRRLPWLVLLLFIGLISGGIIERFEETLEAVVALAFFMPMIAGMTGNTGTQSLAVVVRGLVSENLTMKSAFRLLFREFIVGIIIGITCAIVISIIAFIWRGSLVLGLVVGSSLLATLIIGTLAGTIIPLLLYKFKADPAIASGPLITTINDILSLLIYFGIATMFISKLM, via the coding sequence ATGACGGCTATGCAAAACGGTGTTTTCAAAATGGAAACGACTGGGACTTTGATGAAAAAAGGCTATATTGCTTTGCAAGAAACATATACGGTTGAGGAAGCAGTTAGTCACTTGCGCGGAAATGTTCAAGGTAAAACAAATATTCACTATCTTTATATTGTCAGCCCGACAAATCATTTAACAGGCGTATTATCGATACGTGAACTGCTCGGAGCAGATGGGCAAAAATGTGTATCAGATATAATGATCAAAGATATCGTCTCTTTTCCAACAGACTTAGATCAGGAAGAAGCTGCACAAATATTCAGGGATGAAGATCTGGTTTCTATACCAGTTGTCAATAAGTCCAAACAGTTAATAGGAATCATTCACGTCGAAGATATATTAGACGTTGTTTGGCAAGAAGCTGATGAAGATATTGAAAAATTATTGGCATCTGGTAAAGAAATTGATTTTCACACAAATCCTGTTGTTGCTGCGTGGAGAAGACTGCCTTGGCTTGTTTTATTGTTGTTCATTGGACTAATATCAGGCGGAATAATAGAACGTTTTGAGGAAACGCTAGAAGCTGTTGTAGCGCTTGCCTTTTTCATGCCAATGATTGCAGGAATGACAGGAAATACGGGAACACAATCACTCGCGGTTGTTGTTCGTGGGCTTGTGTCAGAAAATTTAACGATGAAAAGTGCCTTCAGACTTCTATTTCGAGAATTTATTGTAGGTATTATTATCGGAATCACTTGTGCGATTGTAATATCGATTATCGCTTTCATTTGGCGCGGTAGCCTGGTTTTAGGACTTGTCGTTGGCTCTTCCCTTTTAGCAACGCTAATTATTGGAACATTGGCGGGCACCATTATTCCCCTACTTTTATATAAATTTAAAGCAGATCCAGCCATTGCTTCAGGTCCGCTTATTACAACGATTAATGATATTTTATCATTATTAATATACTTTGGAATTGCTACTATGTTTATTTCAAAATTAATGTAA
- a CDS encoding N-acetyltransferase, whose translation MSQTFTISNRNIASQFTMHQAKVEHTSDILALLVESAKWLQSKGSTQWNALLDGVDSHNTEVAIQRGDVFICKDGEEIAGMVMLLTQPSEWDRQLWGPKANRNDGAIYLHRLAIRRKYANCKLGESILNWCYDSISFEGKEMIRLDCVANNEHLNQFYRRNGYTYLGEKNGYSLYEK comes from the coding sequence ATGTCTCAAACATTCACAATCTCAAATCGAAACATTGCTAGTCAATTTACGATGCATCAAGCTAAAGTTGAACATACATCAGACATTCTTGCTTTATTAGTTGAAAGTGCAAAGTGGTTACAGAGTAAAGGTTCTACACAGTGGAATGCATTGCTTGATGGCGTAGATTCACATAATACGGAAGTGGCTATTCAGCGCGGCGATGTCTTTATTTGTAAAGATGGCGAAGAAATTGCGGGTATGGTTATGCTGCTCACACAACCGAGTGAGTGGGATCGTCAACTGTGGGGGCCAAAAGCAAATCGCAACGATGGAGCTATCTATTTACATCGTTTAGCGATTCGAAGAAAGTACGCGAATTGTAAGTTAGGTGAATCAATCTTAAACTGGTGTTATGATTCGATTTCATTTGAAGGGAAAGAAATGATTCGGCTTGATTGTGTTGCGAATAATGAACATTTAAATCAGTTTTATCGTCGAAATGGTTATACATATTTGGGTGAGAAAAATGGTTATAGTTTATACGAAAAGTGA
- the meaB gene encoding methylmalonyl Co-A mutase-associated GTPase MeaB, with amino-acid sequence MSHKGDSKVDSAMNIMDGIDSQHDGMIGTPRKRFVKKDKNLSIPNLAEKISSGSRLHLAKGITLLESIKSEDQKAGQELLLSLLPKTANSIRLGITGVPGAGKSTFIEQFGLKLAEAGHKVAVLAIDPSSTVTGGSILGDKTRMESLAKHPNAFIRPSPSAGTLGGVHKKSRETMLLCEAAGYDIILIETVGVGQSETIVRGMVDMFILLALTGAGDELQGMKKGIMELADMIIVHKADGDNIPLAKKTVREYKQILHLLQPASPGWTGKALPVSSYDRTGFDQVWEHVLAFKEKMKETHFWDTRRSHQTKDWFHAMITDRLIDSFFSKEGKQEEVRKLEQALLNGELTVSNAVEQLF; translated from the coding sequence ATGAGTCACAAAGGTGATTCAAAAGTAGATAGTGCAATGAATATTATGGATGGGATTGACTCCCAACATGATGGAATGATTGGAACGCCGAGAAAACGATTTGTTAAAAAGGATAAAAATTTATCCATTCCGAATTTAGCAGAAAAAATTTCTAGCGGGTCACGACTACATCTTGCTAAAGGCATTACACTTTTGGAAAGCATAAAATCGGAAGATCAAAAAGCAGGTCAGGAATTATTATTAAGCTTGCTCCCAAAGACAGCAAACAGCATTCGCCTCGGAATTACAGGTGTGCCTGGAGCTGGAAAAAGTACGTTTATTGAACAATTTGGCCTTAAACTTGCTGAAGCTGGGCATAAGGTTGCCGTACTGGCGATAGACCCGAGTTCAACAGTAACAGGCGGTAGCATTTTAGGTGATAAAACGCGTATGGAATCATTAGCGAAACATCCAAATGCTTTTATTCGTCCCTCGCCATCAGCGGGAACATTAGGCGGCGTGCATAAAAAATCTCGTGAAACGATGCTTTTATGTGAAGCAGCCGGTTATGATATTATTTTGATTGAAACAGTAGGTGTTGGACAAAGTGAAACAATCGTTCGCGGCATGGTTGATATGTTTATTTTGCTTGCCCTTACTGGAGCCGGTGATGAACTTCAAGGAATGAAAAAAGGCATCATGGAATTAGCCGATATGATTATCGTTCATAAAGCAGACGGAGATAATATCCCGCTAGCCAAAAAGACGGTACGTGAATATAAACAAATTTTACATTTACTACAGCCTGCTTCTCCTGGTTGGACAGGGAAAGCATTACCTGTATCCTCATATGACCGAACAGGATTCGATCAAGTGTGGGAGCATGTTTTAGCATTCAAAGAAAAGATGAAAGAAACACATTTTTGGGACACTAGACGTAGTCATCAAACGAAAGACTGGTTTCATGCGATGATCACGGATCGTCTTATCGATTCCTTTTTCTCTAAAGAAGGAAAGCAAGAAGAAGTACGAAAACTTGAACAAGCATTATTAAATGGAGAGTTAACGGTAAGTAACGCAGTGGAACAATTGTTTTAG